The Cellulomonas flavigena DSM 20109 DNA segment CTCGTACCCGCCACCGAGGAACGACGACGGGGTCGCCGACCAGATCCCCGTGTCGTCGTACTCCTGGGGGCCGTAGAACGCGCTCACCCGATCGTCGGACGTGGGCTCCGGGCACCGCTCGAGGCCGGGCGAGGTCGCCACGGCGGCCCCGGCTCCGACCAGGAGCACGGCGGCGACAGCCGCGGAACGCGCGCGCGAGGGCCGCGGCGGGGGCGTCGTCATGTCGGCAACGTACGGCGACGGGGCGGGCCGCGGGGCGTCGATGCCGATCTGTCACCCCGCCGCCGCGTCGACGAGACCCGGGACCGGACGATCCGGGCAGACCGGTCCGGGGTGCACGGGCCCGGCCCCGTACGATCGCGGGTGTGCCGAGCCTCCCCGTGATCCGCGTGAGCGCGGTCGTCCTGCGCCGCCCGACGGGCGAGGTGCTGACCGTCCGCAAGCGCGGCACGGACCGTTTCATGCTCCCCGGCGGCAAGCCCGAGCCCGGCGAGACGCCCGCGCAGACCGCGGTGCGCGAAGCGTTCGAGGAGGTCGGGGCGGTGCTCGACGAGTCGCGGTTGCGCGAGCTCGGCACGTTCCGCGCCGCCGCGGCGAACGAGGACGGCCAGGAGGTCGAGGGCACCGTCTTCGAGCACCCGGGCGTGCCGCACGTGGCGCCCGGCGGGGAGATCGCGGAGCTGCGGTGGCTCGACCCGGCGGCTGATCTGCCCGACGACCTCGCGCCCCTGCTGCAGGAGCGGGTGCTGCCGGTGCTGGCGGGGACGCGCGCCTGGGACCTGTGGTTCGAGACCGTCGACGGCGTCGACCGCTACCCGGGCCGCCCGGCCACGCGACCCCGGCCCACGCACGAGCCGGCGGGGTGGGTCGGCAGCGCCGGCCCGGCGATCGACCCGGCGACGTGGCCGCGTGGCACGCTCACCGGACTGCCGATGTTCCATGCGGTCACGCTGCTGCTGCCGCCGGAGTTCCAGCGGCGCGGGCCGGAGCTCCCGGCGGTGGCGTTCTTCCAGGGCGAGGGCCAGTTCGCGCACGCCCGGCGAGGCGAGGACGACCCGACCGACCCGTTCGTCGCTGACCTCCGCAGGTCCCGGGAGCACCCGCACCTGGGGCGGCGCGTCGACATCATCGACGGGCAGTTCGCGCTCGTCTGGCTGACGCGCGCGGAGTACGACGCCGGGCCGACCGCACCGCCACCGGACACCCGCCGACCAGGTGAGCACGTCGCGGACGACGAGGGCCCGAACGCATGGGACGAGCAGCAGCCGACCGCGTGGGTGTGGCTCACCGAGCGTCCCGACCCGAATGCCGGGCACGTCCCGGTGGACCCGATGGACTGGGACGGCACCGACGGGTTCGTGCCCCCGCCGCGCACGGAGGACTGGAAGCTCGTCGGCTGGGCCGAGGACCTGCACCTGCGCAGCCACCTGGGCGGCACGTCGTTCCCCGTCCAGACCCTCGTCGAGGGATTCACGCCGTACTACCTGGAGCTCGAGGAGCTGCCGGGCATGAACTTCGGCGGCGGCAACGCGCAGATCGACCTGGAGTCGGAGGCGTTCGACTGGGCGTGCGGCTGACCCCTCAGTCCGCCCAGTGCTGCCGCAGCACGTCGAGGACCCGCGGGTCGTCCTGCACGCGGTGCCCGGCGCCCTGGAGCGTGACGTGGCGCGCGCCGCGCAGGACGAGGGCCTCGGCGGTCTCCTCGTAGAGGGGCCGCTCCCCGCCGGTGACGACGAGCGTGCGGACCGGCAGGCGCAGGTCGTCCCGCAGCCCGAGCCCCCACGGCGGGCGGATCGCGCGCAGCCGGCGGGTCGCCTCCCGCAACTCGTCCTCCGGCAGGTCGGGCGGCGGCATCCCCGTCGCGGCGGCGAAGAGCCGCGAGAACTCCGTGTCCGGCACCGACACGTCGTCCGCGACCGCGAACACGGGCGTCATCGCCGCGACG contains these protein-coding regions:
- a CDS encoding NUDIX hydrolase, coding for MPSLPVIRVSAVVLRRPTGEVLTVRKRGTDRFMLPGGKPEPGETPAQTAVREAFEEVGAVLDESRLRELGTFRAAAANEDGQEVEGTVFEHPGVPHVAPGGEIAELRWLDPAADLPDDLAPLLQERVLPVLAGTRAWDLWFETVDGVDRYPGRPATRPRPTHEPAGWVGSAGPAIDPATWPRGTLTGLPMFHAVTLLLPPEFQRRGPELPAVAFFQGEGQFAHARRGEDDPTDPFVADLRRSREHPHLGRRVDIIDGQFALVWLTRAEYDAGPTAPPPDTRRPGEHVADDEGPNAWDEQQPTAWVWLTERPDPNAGHVPVDPMDWDGTDGFVPPPRTEDWKLVGWAEDLHLRSHLGGTSFPVQTLVEGFTPYYLELEELPGMNFGGGNAQIDLESEAFDWACG
- a CDS encoding alpha/beta hydrolase, which produces MTVLFVHGAGSAGAAAWPHQAAVADPGWQFLTRVGVADDAVRDCGRVLDLLRARGGGHVVASSYGANAALLAAQHEPGAVRSLVLLEPACFDLARGMPAVEEHVAAMTPVFAVADDVSVPDTEFSRLFAAATGMPPPDLPEDELREATRRLRAIRPPWGLGLRDDLRLPVRTLVVTGGERPLYEETAEALVLRGARHVTLQGAGHRVQDDPRVLDVLRQHWAD